One Ignavibacteria bacterium genomic window, CATGCTTCTAAACGCCGACTTGAAAAGATTCTGCCATTTCATAATTTTATATTTTTACTTCATTCAATTCTTTGCGATTAATCTTTTTCAACTTGATAATCCTTCGTGATTATTCCATCACGCATTTCTATTATTCTTTTCGCATGATGAGCAATATCATTTTCGTGTGTAACGATAATTACAGTTATACCTTGCTCATTTAATTCCTGAAAAACAGAAAGAACTTCAATGGAAGTGTGACTATCTAAATTTCCAGTCGGTTCATCAGCCAAAATCACTGAAGGATTATTAACAAGAGCACGTGCAATAGCAACGCGCTGCTGCTGCCCACCAGAAAGTTGATTCGGTTCATGATGTACTCTATCACTCAAGCCGACTCTTGCGAGTGAGTCCAATGCTTGCTGTAGAGGATTTTTAATTCTATGCTTTCTATCATAAAAAAGAGGAAGCTCAACATTTTCCAAGGCTGTCGTTCGCGATAGCAGATTGAATCCTTGAAACACAAATCCAATTTTTTGATTTCTTATTTCAGCATATTCATTTTTGTTGAGCGAATTTATATTTACTCCATCAAAAAAATAATCGCCGCCAGATGGAACATCAAGACACCCGATTAAATTCATCAAGGTAGATTTCCCGGAACCGGAAGCTCCCATGATTGCAACGAACTCACCCTTCTCGACTCTAAAATCAACTCCTTGCAGTGCATTTACAACCACATTCCCCATTAAATAATCTTTTGTAAGATTTTTAGTTTCGATAATTGCCATACTAAACTCTAAAATGGACTTCTTCTAAACGTTGATGACGGCATTCTATTATTTTGCTGGCTCTGCTGCTCTTTTTTAGAAAGTCCCATAACAACTTTTTTGCCTTCTTCAATATTACGTCCGCTGATTTCAGTGACCTTACCATCTGTTGCACCTGTTTGCACACGTAAAATGTTAAGCTTACCATTTTCATCGATGTACCATAATCTTCCACTGTTTCTTTGATTAGTTCCACTCATCTCCACTCCACCGAATTGTCCGATTCTTTCGCCCATTCCTCTGCCACTCTGACTCATATTTCCGAACTGCTGCCTTCTTTGATTTCTAATGGAATCGGGCATAGACTCAAATTGTTTCTGCATGTTTTCACGGAATTCGTCCATCATTTTTTGAGTTGGTTGGAATCGAAGTGCTGAGTTCGGAACTAAAAGAACATCTTCCTTCTGCTCAATGATAAAATCGACCGTAGCTGTCATTCCTGGTAAAAGTAATTCGCCTTCATTATCTGCGTCAACAATTACGTTATAGTTTACAACATTTTGAATTGTTTGCGGCTGAAGACGGATTTGTTTGATTGTACCAGAAAATTTTTCATCGGGATAAGCTTGAACAGAAAACCGAACATCCTGCCCGACTTCAATCGAACCGATATCACTTTCATCTACTTGAGTCTTTATTTCCATTCTGCTCAAATCGTTTGCGATAAGGAATAAAGTTGGGGTTGAGAAACTTGCAGCAACAGTCTGCCCTGGTTCAACATTTCTATTTATTACTTTACCGTTTATTGGGGAACGAATTACGGCATACTTCAAATTATTTTTTGCTCTTTCTAATGATACCTGGGAAGATTTGTATGATGCAAGCGAAGATTGAAGTTGAGTCTTTGCTACAGTGAACTCAAGTTCGGATATCAAATTTTTTTCGTAAAGCTTTTGACTTCTTTCAAAATCGCTTTGAGCTTGTTCTAACTGTGCTTGTACTCTTATCATTCCTGCTTCAACGTCTCGAATTGCAATTGCTAAATTTATAGTATCCAAAACTGCGAGTATCTGCCCCCTTTTAACAACATCATTGAAATCGACATAAACTTGATCAACGATTCCGGAAACTTGCGTACCTACCTCCACAGTGCCAACTGCTATCAGCGTTCCAGTACTCGAAACAATATTTTCAATATTTCCTTTTTTAATTTCAGTTAGTTCAAACGAGCCTTCGGTGTCTTCAATTTCTCTCAGGAAAAAGTACCAACCGCCCAAAATGACTATAAGCAGAAGGCTGATTACTATTAAATATTTTTTCATGGAATTAAAATGTTTTTTTTGGTTTGAATTATCTTGGGTCTCTTTCGTTTTGTCGTGGACGCATTTGCTGAAATCTTTGAACACGTTCTTTTTTATAATCTTCATATTTTGCTTTTTGTTCTTTAGTTAAAATCAATTCGATTTTCTTATCCAATGCCTGTAGGCGATCCATTCTCATTTTCATTCTTGCCTCACGGTCACCCTCAAAGTTTTCTCGATCTTTTTCAGCATTTTTAAAATTTTCGGTGACAATTCCTTTTACTTTTTCAGTTTGATCTTTTGTTAAAGACAGTTCTTTTTTCAAAGTATTTACCATTTGATCGATACGCTGTTTTACTTCCAGTCTTTCTCGTTTTGTCTGTGCATCAACTGATGATACGTTGATCATCATAGCGACAAGCAGAGTTAAACATAAAAAATAAGTTTGATTAAACTTCATTGTTAAATTCCTCTCTATTGATTAGTTAGTACAAACGTTGTCGATGATTAGACAAGAGTCTTAGTAATAAGTTTAAATTGGTAAAGACAAATCTAAGAAAAATGGTATAAATTTTTATTCTTTTTCATGAATCTAAAATGTAATTCTTGACTTATGAATCAATTATTTTTAACATCAGCTGAACACTGATGAAGAGAACAAATCATCTCCAATTAAAATTATTTTATGCAATATTCATTTTTGCTATTGCAGTTCTAAGCTTACCGGAAAGATCTGCATGTTCAGAAATCTATTTAGAGGAGCATTGCAATAATCTGATTTAATGGACAAACAAATCTTCTGGAAGCGCATTTGTGAAAATTGAGCCATCTGGTTTTTTCCATCTTTTCGACAATGATACTGGTGCGTGGAAGCAAGCTGATATTTTATATGACAACGGTATTATTAAAAATTATTATCGTGTCAATTGCCTAATGAAATTCAATAAACTATGCACTTCAACTCAAATTGATACAATGGATGGAAGTCCGATCGATGGAACCGGTACTTGGGATACAAAAACAATCGTACCGAAAGTTGGTGCTGAATATGCATTTAGCACAACATCACAAAGGCTGGTAATACTTTTTCTTAAAGACGAGATTTGGCTCGTAAGAACGGGATTTGTTTTTGTCAGAGTATGGAGCGGAAATCTTGACACAAGTTCATTTCATGATTGGGAGTTTATATTCACAAAAACCCTAACTTCGTCAAAAATAAAAATTAAGCTTGACGGCGTAGAAATCATTTCAGATCAAATAATTGGTTATCCAGAAACAAGAAAAGCTGGCTGGGTTGAAGTGATTGCAAAGGGAGATGCAGAAGAACCAGTAGACTGGCATCTCGACTATATAAAATTAGAACACAGTGATAGTCCAATAACTCAAGTTTCAATTGAACCGCAAAAAGAGATAAAAACTTTTTTTCTGCAGCAGAATTATCCAAATCCATTTGGCGAAGCTGCCTATTCGGGCAATCCTGTGACAAATATCAAATTCCAAATCCCAAAATCCAGTTATGTCTCTCTCAGAGTTTTTGATATTCTCGGTAGAGAAGTTGCTGTTTTAGTTGATGGAGAAAAATCACCCGCCGAATATGAAGTACAATTAACAATTAACGATCCGTCTACTGATGGACGATTACCAAGCGGTATATATTTCTACCAGCTTGTGGTGAGAGAAGCAAATCCACTTCGTGCTGTTAATTTTATCGAAACGAAAAAAATGATTTATATGAAATAATTTTCTTCTGATAGCACTGAAACCATTTAGCAGACTCTTCGTCTAATGGTTCAAAAGTATTCAGGTTGTCATGAGAAATTTTTTAATCATTTTACTTACAGCCTCTGTTATTTTTTCTGCTTCGAATAACAGCGAAAAAAAAATCTTATTACGGAAGATAAATATCCACATTAAAATTGACGGCGAGATCGAATCTATTTGGAATACAGCTGATTCTATTTCAGGTTTTTTTCAAATGCGCCCTTTCTATGGAAAAGATTCCGAAAAGTTAACTACGGTTAAAGTGCTAACTACAGAGTCCTCACTATATTGTTTATTCATTTGCTATGACGACAAAGAAAAGATTGAGCTGAATACAGGCAAGCTCGATGAATCTTATGGTGATGCTGTTTCAATTATGCTCGACACATTTAACGATAAAAAAACCGCTTATAAACTTGCCGTTTCGTCTACCGGGGTACGCAGTGATGCACGAATGTTGGATGATGCACGCAACCGTGATTACAGCTGGGATGGTATTTGGTCAGCAGAAACCAGAATGTATGATTGGGGTTATACTGTTGAAATGGAAGTTCCTTACAAATCAATCCAATATGATGAGACTTCAATCAGTTGGGGATTGGATTTTGATAGATGGATTGCACACTTAAATGAGTTTTCTTTCTGGTGTCATTATGAACAAAATGAAGGGCAGCGAATTTCAAAATTCGGAAAATTGCTGTTCGAAGATTTCCACCCTTCAGTTAAAGGTTTAAACTTGGAAGTTTATCCTGTAGCAATTTCAAAGGCCACCCTTCTTCAAAGTAATAAATACAAAATCGATCCAAATGCCGGTATTGATATTTTTTATAATCCATCTCGAGCTTTAACATTTCAACTAACCGCGAATCCAGATTTTGCACAAATTGAAGCTGACCCGTATTCATTTAATATCTCCAGATATGAATCGTATTTCCAAGAACGCAGACCATTTTTCACCGAAGGACATGAGATATTCATGGCTTCAGGAAGAGAAAGAAATTCAGGATTTTATAGACCGCTTGAATTGTTTTACTCGCGGAGAATTGGAAAAATTCTTCCTGACGGGAACGAAGTCCCGCTGACAGTCGGCACAAAAGCATTCGGGAGAATTGATGATTGGGAATATGGCGGATTCATGGCAATGACGGGTGAAACGAATTACATCGACGATGGTGAAATTAAAACTGAACCAAGAGCTTATTTCACATCCGCTAGAGTGAAAAAACAATTCTTTAGCAACTCAACTCTTGGAATACTTTATGTTGGAAAATATTCAAATGGGAATACGAATGGAGTTCTAGATATTGATGGCGCTTTCAGAGGTTCTGATTGGCAGTTATCCTATCAGCTTGCCCGATCAATTAAAAATTCTGAAGGGGATTTTGCTGGGTCATTCGGATTCACAAGATTTACAAATAAATGGATGACATTAGCCCGTGGCCGTTACATCGGA contains:
- a CDS encoding carbohydrate binding family 9 domain-containing protein, producing the protein MRNFLIILLTASVIFSASNNSEKKILLRKINIHIKIDGEIESIWNTADSISGFFQMRPFYGKDSEKLTTVKVLTTESSLYCLFICYDDKEKIELNTGKLDESYGDAVSIMLDTFNDKKTAYKLAVSSTGVRSDARMLDDARNRDYSWDGIWSAETRMYDWGYTVEMEVPYKSIQYDETSISWGLDFDRWIAHLNEFSFWCHYEQNEGQRISKFGKLLFEDFHPSVKGLNLEVYPVAISKATLLQSNKYKIDPNAGIDIFYNPSRALTFQLTANPDFAQIEADPYSFNISRYESYFQERRPFFTEGHEIFMASGRERNSGFYRPLELFYSRRIGKILPDGNEVPLTVGTKAFGRIDDWEYGGFMAMTGETNYIDDGEIKTEPRAYFTSARVKKQFFSNSTLGILYVGKYSNGNTNGVLDIDGAFRGSDWQLSYQLARSIKNSEGDFAGSFGFTRFTNKWMTLARGRYIGEKFDINQVGFVPWSGTSEFVGVTGPIWFFDQGYINQILLYGGAALNYENIDNYLDRVAVLGFNMQFRNNWGYEINVAAGRAKDSDVKFNYTEYSFSTWMNISSKWHLNVWGGYSKTYNFSRDYLAFYSWIGSYFDWKIFNTLNLGTSINAWIEGNPDGNIEDITYNARPFISFTPINDLNVRIYIDNLYIRSSKQIERIISGLLFSYNFLPKSWIYLAVNEIQDRSDELDSKGNVIPNRLHTTDR
- a CDS encoding T9SS type A sorting domain-containing protein codes for the protein MKIEPSGFFHLFDNDTGAWKQADILYDNGIIKNYYRVNCLMKFNKLCTSTQIDTMDGSPIDGTGTWDTKTIVPKVGAEYAFSTTSQRLVILFLKDEIWLVRTGFVFVRVWSGNLDTSSFHDWEFIFTKTLTSSKIKIKLDGVEIISDQIIGYPETRKAGWVEVIAKGDAEEPVDWHLDYIKLEHSDSPITQVSIEPQKEIKTFFLQQNYPNPFGEAAYSGNPVTNIKFQIPKSSYVSLRVFDILGREVAVLVDGEKSPAEYEVQLTINDPSTDGRLPSGIYFYQLVVREANPLRAVNFIETKKMIYMK
- a CDS encoding ABC transporter ATP-binding protein encodes the protein MAIIETKNLTKDYLMGNVVVNALQGVDFRVEKGEFVAIMGASGSGKSTLMNLIGCLDVPSGGDYFFDGVNINSLNKNEYAEIRNQKIGFVFQGFNLLSRTTALENVELPLFYDRKHRIKNPLQQALDSLARVGLSDRVHHEPNQLSGGQQQRVAIARALVNNPSVILADEPTGNLDSHTSIEVLSVFQELNEQGITVIIVTHENDIAHHAKRIIEMRDGIITKDYQVEKD
- a CDS encoding efflux RND transporter periplasmic adaptor subunit; protein product: MKIIKKNVFKDFSKCVHDKTKETQDNSNQKKHFNSMKKYLIVISLLLIVILGGWYFFLREIEDTEGSFELTEIKKGNIENIVSSTGTLIAVGTVEVGTQVSGIVDQVYVDFNDVVKRGQILAVLDTINLAIAIRDVEAGMIRVQAQLEQAQSDFERSQKLYEKNLISELEFTVAKTQLQSSLASYKSSQVSLERAKNNLKYAVIRSPINGKVINRNVEPGQTVAASFSTPTLFLIANDLSRMEIKTQVDESDIGSIEVGQDVRFSVQAYPDEKFSGTIKQIRLQPQTIQNVVNYNVIVDADNEGELLLPGMTATVDFIIEQKEDVLLVPNSALRFQPTQKMMDEFRENMQKQFESMPDSIRNQRRQQFGNMSQSGRGMGERIGQFGGVEMSGTNQRNSGRLWYIDENGKLNILRVQTGATDGKVTEISGRNIEEGKKVVMGLSKKEQQSQQNNRMPSSTFRRSPF